A window of the Zeugodacus cucurbitae isolate PBARC_wt_2022May chromosome 4, idZeuCucr1.2, whole genome shotgun sequence genome harbors these coding sequences:
- the LOC105210707 gene encoding V-type proton ATPase subunit G 2, producing MKPSQTPLPHLIHAEKQAAEIIYDARRRKTILIKKAKYDANKEVEQYGTEREEKLNKLTTHANEGLEVLERKLANTTKEKIAKIDEQVGQNSEKVINRLLKLLYDFKPEAHPNHQFLKEEKQDNLMHLVVAKRKSEAKLSI from the coding sequence ATGAAACCCAGCCAAACACCACTGCCACATCTGATACACGCCGAAAAACAAGCGGCTGAAATCATATACGATGCGAGAAGACGCAAAACTATACTCATCAAGAAAGCAAAATATGATGCGAATAAAGAAGTCGAGCAATACGGTACCGAACGCGAAGAAAAGTTAAACAAACTTACGACACATGCTAATGAAGGCTTGGAAGTATTGGAGAGAAAATTGGCGaatacaacaaaagaaaaaattgctaaaattgaCGAACAAGTGGGGCAGAATAGTGAAAAGGTCATCAATAGGCTGTTGAAATTGTTGTATGATTTCAAACCGGAAGCGCATCCCAATCATCAATTTTTGAAagaagaaaagcaagacaatcTCATGCATTTGGTTGTTGCCAAGCGCAAATCCGAAGCAAAGTTGAGTATTTAG